From one Dama dama isolate Ldn47 chromosome 4, ASM3311817v1, whole genome shotgun sequence genomic stretch:
- the LOC133055007 gene encoding zinc finger protein 606 isoform X4, protein MAAINPWGSWGIYMDQSWGMTTVDPWASWALCPQDSTWQVEETAEERRRVPGLPTAQAQEPVTFNDVAVDFTQEEWGQLDLVQRTLYRDVMLETYGHLLSVGNQITKPEVISLLEQGEEPWSMESAYPLQGTCPAPEIWDVIFQGYC, encoded by the exons ATGGCTGCCATCAACCCGTGGGGTTCATGGG GTATCTATATGGACCAGTCCTGGGGGATGACGACTGTTGACCCATGGGCCTCCTGGG CTCTGTGCCCTCAGGACTCTACCTGGCAAGTGGAGGAGACTGCTGAGGAGAGAAGGAGGGTCCCAGGGCTCCCAACAGCCCAGGCCCAG GAACCAGTGACCTTCAATGATGTGGCTGTGGACTTCACACAAGAGGAGTGGGGGCAGCTGGACCTTGTTCAGAGGACCCTGTACCGTGatgtaatgctggagacctatGGGCACCTGCTGTCTGTAG GGAATCAGATCACCAAGCCTGAGGTCATCTCCCTGTTGGAGCAAGGAGAAGAGCCATGGTCAATGGAATCAGCATATCCTCTTCAAGGCACTTGTCCAG CACCAGAAATATGGGATGTTATTTTCCAAGGCTACTGCTGA
- the C4H19orf18 gene encoding uncharacterized protein C19orf18 homolog, whose product MMDKGQSSFAVLFLFLMEYPLHLCVPYAGEFKPVRQTTGVITPLCCRFSFPDYFPLERQPNVTKQPIQFGKQFRLVHGAIPRPRAPSTTPMQPPASTDDEKSEPARTTLGFIGYSMGLNTNPWNAAWIPHRPALVKVITVACIALTIALIFGTIISYVIYRLVEAEEKQQLASLYKNIKIPSLGDEEEFFEDESQDESTYLLPENEKELENFIHSVIRSKRRKHFEKKRWTAAQNLVKEVEVKDPAQPAKAGRL is encoded by the exons ATGATGGACAAGGGTCAAAGttcttttgctgttttatttttgtttttaatggaatACCCACTTCATCTGTGTGTGCCTTATGCAGGTGAGTTCAAACCAGTCAGACAAACAACAG GGGTGATTACACCTCTCTGCTGTAGGTTttcttttccagattattttcccttagaaAGACAGCCAAATGTCACCAAACAACCCATACAGTTCGGTAAGCAATTTCGTTTGGTCCATGGAGCTATCCCAAGACCCAGAG CTCCAAGTACCACGCCCATGCAGCCCCCAGCGAGCACTG atgATGAGAAGAGTGAGCCTGCAAGGACCACCCTTGGTTTTATAGGATATTCAATGGGCCTAAACACCAACCCCTGGAATGCAG cATGGATTCCTCATAGACCTGCTCTTGTTAAAGTAATTACAGTTGCATGTATAGCCCTCACTATTGCCCTGATATTTGGGACCATTATTTCCTACGTGATATA TCGACTGGTAGAGGCTGAGGAAAAACAACAACTTGCATcactttataaaaatatcaagatCCCATCGTTAGGAGATGAAGAGGAATTCTTTGAGGATGAGAGCCAGGACGAGTCCACGTACCTGCTTCCAGAGAATGAGAAGGAACTggaaaatttcattcattcag TTATTAGAtcgaaaagaagaaaacattttgaaaagaagagatggactgcagcacagaacTTGGTAAAGGAAGTGGAAGTAAAGGATCCTGCACAACCTGCCAAAGCGGGGCGTCTGTGA
- the LOC133055007 gene encoding zinc finger protein 606 isoform X3: MKNLESKALIPTQNILEEERSHSMKLERYIWDDPWFSRLEVLGCKDQLEMYHVNQSTAMRQMVFMQKQILSQRGSEFCELGAGCSQSLSIVPSQKVSQIEHFYKPDVNAESWRCNSAIMYTDKITCENNEYDKAFYQSMQPVHPASVQTGDNLLKCTDAVKSFNHILHFGDHMGMHTGEKLYEYKECHQIFNQSPSFSEHPGIHIGGNQYDYKEYENIFYFSSFMEHQKIGTVEKAYKYNEWEKVFGYDSFLTQHTSTYATEKPYEYNECGTSFIWSSYLIQHKKTHTGEKPYECDKCGKVFRNRSALTKHERTHTGIKPYECNKCGKAFSWNSHLIVHKRIHTGEKPYVCNECGKSFNWNSHLIGHQRTHTGEKPFECTECGKSFSWSSHLIAHMRMHTGEKPFKCDECEKAFRDYSALSKHERTHSGAKPYKCTECGKSFSWSSHLIAHQRTHTGEKPYNCQECGKAFRERSALTKHEIIHSGIKPYECNKCGKSCSQMAHLVRHQRTHTGEKPYECNKCGKSFSQSCHLVAHRRIHTGEKPYKCNQCERSFNCSSHLIAHRRTHTGEKPYRCNECGKAFNESSSLIVHLRNHTGEKPYKCNHCEKAFCKNSSLIIHQRMHSGEKRFICNNCGKAFSGHSTLLQHQRIHSEEKLCELN, translated from the coding sequence atgaaaaatcttgaaagcaaagcGTTGATCCCAACACAGAACATACTTGAGGAGGAACGGTCCCATAGCATGAAGTTGGAGAGATATATATGGGATGATCCTTGGTTCTCCAGGTTAGAAGTTTTGGGATGTAAAGACCAATTAGAAATGTATCACGTGAACCAGAGTACAGCTATGAGGCAGATGGTCTTCATGCAAAAGCAGATACTGTCTCAAAGAGGCTCTGAGTTCTGTGAACTTGGAGCAGGGTGTAGCCAGAGCTTAAGCATTGTTCCATCTCAGAAAGTTTCTCAAATAGAACATTTCTATAAGCCTGATGTAAATGCTGAAAGTTGGAGATGTAACTCAGCCATAATGTATACTGATAAGATTACCTGTGAAAATAATGAGTATGACAAAGCCTTCTACCAGTCCATGCAGCCTGTTCACCCTGCAAGTGTACAAACTGGagataatcttttaaaatgtactgaTGCTGTTAAATCTTTCAATCACATACTGCATTTTGGTGATCATATGGGAATGCATACAGGAGAAAAACTCTATGAATATAAGGAATGCCATCAAATCTTTAACCAGAGCCCATCatttagtgaacatccaggaATTCATATTGGAGGAAACCAGTATGAttacaaagaatatgaaaacatcttttatttttcatcctttatgGAACATCAAAAAATTGGTACTGTAGAGAAAGCATATAAATACAACGAATGGGAGAAAGTCTTTGGGTATGACTCCTTCCTTACACAACATACAAGTACTTACGCTACAGAGAAACCTTATGAATATAATGAATGTGGAACATCTTTCATCTGGAGTTCTTACCTTATCCAACATAAGAAaactcatactggagagaaaccctatgaatgtgaTAAATGTGGAAAGGTTTTTAGGAATCGTTCAGCCCTTACTAAACATGAACGGACTCACACTGGAATAAAACCTTATGAATGTAATAaatgtggaaaagccttcagCTGGAATTCTCATCTTATTGTACATAAGAGaattcatacaggagagaaaccttatgtatgtaatgaatgtgggaagTCTTTCAACTGGAACTCCCATCTTATTGGACATCAGAGaactcatactggagagaagccttttgAATGTActgaatgtgggaaatctttcAGCTGGAGCTCCCATCTTATTGCCCATATGAGAAtgcatactggagagaagccctttAAATGTGATGAATGTGAAAAAGCATTTAGGGATTACTCAGCCCTTAGTAAACATGAAAGAACTCACTCTGGAGCAAAACCATATAAATGTACTgaatgtggaaaatccttcaGCTGGAGCTCCCACCTTATTGCCCATCAGAGAACTCACACGGGAGAGAAACCCTATAACTGTCAGGAATGTGGCAAAGCATTCAGAGAACGTTCAGCCCTCACTAAACATGAAATAATTCATTCTGGGATTAAGCCCTATGAATGTAATAAATGTGGAAAATCCTGTAGCCAAATGGCTCACCTTGTTAGACATCAAAGAACTCATACTGGAGAAAAGCCCTATGAATGCAATaaatgtggaaaatccttcaGCCAGAGCTGTCACCTTGTTGCTCATCGGAGAATCCACACTGGTGAGAAACCCTACAAATGTAATCAATGTGAAAGATCCTTTAACTGTAGCTCTCATCTTATTGCTCACCGGAGaactcatactggagagaaaccatatagaTGTAATGAGTGTGGAAAAGCATTTAATGAGAGTTCTTCCCTTATTGTACATCTGAGAAACCATACTGGAGAAAAACCGTACAAATGTAATCATTGTGAGAAAGCTTTCTGTAAGAATTCATCTCTTATTATTCATCAGAGAATGCATAGTGGAGAGAAACGCTTTATATGCAACAACTGCGGAAAAGCCTTTAGTGGTCACTCAACCCTTCTccaacatcagagaattcatagtGAAGAGAAACTCTGTGAATTGAATTGa
- the LOC133055007 gene encoding zinc finger protein 606 isoform X2, with amino-acid sequence MRIQEPVTFNDVAVDFTQEEWGQLDLVQRTLYRDVMLETYGHLLSVGNQITKPEVISLLEQGEEPWSMESAYPLQGTCPEWMKNLESKALIPTQNILEEERSHSMKLERYIWDDPWFSRLEVLGCKDQLEMYHVNQSTAMRQMVFMQKQILSQRGSEFCELGAGCSQSLSIVPSQKVSQIEHFYKPDVNAESWRCNSAIMYTDKITCENNEYDKAFYQSMQPVHPASVQTGDNLLKCTDAVKSFNHILHFGDHMGMHTGEKLYEYKECHQIFNQSPSFSEHPGIHIGGNQYDYKEYENIFYFSSFMEHQKIGTVEKAYKYNEWEKVFGYDSFLTQHTSTYATEKPYEYNECGTSFIWSSYLIQHKKTHTGEKPYECDKCGKVFRNRSALTKHERTHTGIKPYECNKCGKAFSWNSHLIVHKRIHTGEKPYVCNECGKSFNWNSHLIGHQRTHTGEKPFECTECGKSFSWSSHLIAHMRMHTGEKPFKCDECEKAFRDYSALSKHERTHSGAKPYKCTECGKSFSWSSHLIAHQRTHTGEKPYNCQECGKAFRERSALTKHEIIHSGIKPYECNKCGKSCSQMAHLVRHQRTHTGEKPYECNKCGKSFSQSCHLVAHRRIHTGEKPYKCNQCERSFNCSSHLIAHRRTHTGEKPYRCNECGKAFNESSSLIVHLRNHTGEKPYKCNHCEKAFCKNSSLIIHQRMHSGEKRFICNNCGKAFSGHSTLLQHQRIHSEEKLCELN; translated from the exons ATGAGAATTCAG GAACCAGTGACCTTCAATGATGTGGCTGTGGACTTCACACAAGAGGAGTGGGGGCAGCTGGACCTTGTTCAGAGGACCCTGTACCGTGatgtaatgctggagacctatGGGCACCTGCTGTCTGTAG GGAATCAGATCACCAAGCCTGAGGTCATCTCCCTGTTGGAGCAAGGAGAAGAGCCATGGTCAATGGAATCAGCATATCCTCTTCAAGGCACTTGTCCAG aATGGatgaaaaatcttgaaagcaaagcGTTGATCCCAACACAGAACATACTTGAGGAGGAACGGTCCCATAGCATGAAGTTGGAGAGATATATATGGGATGATCCTTGGTTCTCCAGGTTAGAAGTTTTGGGATGTAAAGACCAATTAGAAATGTATCACGTGAACCAGAGTACAGCTATGAGGCAGATGGTCTTCATGCAAAAGCAGATACTGTCTCAAAGAGGCTCTGAGTTCTGTGAACTTGGAGCAGGGTGTAGCCAGAGCTTAAGCATTGTTCCATCTCAGAAAGTTTCTCAAATAGAACATTTCTATAAGCCTGATGTAAATGCTGAAAGTTGGAGATGTAACTCAGCCATAATGTATACTGATAAGATTACCTGTGAAAATAATGAGTATGACAAAGCCTTCTACCAGTCCATGCAGCCTGTTCACCCTGCAAGTGTACAAACTGGagataatcttttaaaatgtactgaTGCTGTTAAATCTTTCAATCACATACTGCATTTTGGTGATCATATGGGAATGCATACAGGAGAAAAACTCTATGAATATAAGGAATGCCATCAAATCTTTAACCAGAGCCCATCatttagtgaacatccaggaATTCATATTGGAGGAAACCAGTATGAttacaaagaatatgaaaacatcttttatttttcatcctttatgGAACATCAAAAAATTGGTACTGTAGAGAAAGCATATAAATACAACGAATGGGAGAAAGTCTTTGGGTATGACTCCTTCCTTACACAACATACAAGTACTTACGCTACAGAGAAACCTTATGAATATAATGAATGTGGAACATCTTTCATCTGGAGTTCTTACCTTATCCAACATAAGAAaactcatactggagagaaaccctatgaatgtgaTAAATGTGGAAAGGTTTTTAGGAATCGTTCAGCCCTTACTAAACATGAACGGACTCACACTGGAATAAAACCTTATGAATGTAATAaatgtggaaaagccttcagCTGGAATTCTCATCTTATTGTACATAAGAGaattcatacaggagagaaaccttatgtatgtaatgaatgtgggaagTCTTTCAACTGGAACTCCCATCTTATTGGACATCAGAGaactcatactggagagaagccttttgAATGTActgaatgtgggaaatctttcAGCTGGAGCTCCCATCTTATTGCCCATATGAGAAtgcatactggagagaagccctttAAATGTGATGAATGTGAAAAAGCATTTAGGGATTACTCAGCCCTTAGTAAACATGAAAGAACTCACTCTGGAGCAAAACCATATAAATGTACTgaatgtggaaaatccttcaGCTGGAGCTCCCACCTTATTGCCCATCAGAGAACTCACACGGGAGAGAAACCCTATAACTGTCAGGAATGTGGCAAAGCATTCAGAGAACGTTCAGCCCTCACTAAACATGAAATAATTCATTCTGGGATTAAGCCCTATGAATGTAATAAATGTGGAAAATCCTGTAGCCAAATGGCTCACCTTGTTAGACATCAAAGAACTCATACTGGAGAAAAGCCCTATGAATGCAATaaatgtggaaaatccttcaGCCAGAGCTGTCACCTTGTTGCTCATCGGAGAATCCACACTGGTGAGAAACCCTACAAATGTAATCAATGTGAAAGATCCTTTAACTGTAGCTCTCATCTTATTGCTCACCGGAGaactcatactggagagaaaccatatagaTGTAATGAGTGTGGAAAAGCATTTAATGAGAGTTCTTCCCTTATTGTACATCTGAGAAACCATACTGGAGAAAAACCGTACAAATGTAATCATTGTGAGAAAGCTTTCTGTAAGAATTCATCTCTTATTATTCATCAGAGAATGCATAGTGGAGAGAAACGCTTTATATGCAACAACTGCGGAAAAGCCTTTAGTGGTCACTCAACCCTTCTccaacatcagagaattcatagtGAAGAGAAACTCTGTGAATTGAATTGa
- the LOC133055007 gene encoding zinc finger protein 606 isoform X1, whose protein sequence is MAAINPWGSWGIYMDQSWGMTTVDPWASWALCPQDSTWQVEETAEERRRVPGLPTAQAQEPVTFNDVAVDFTQEEWGQLDLVQRTLYRDVMLETYGHLLSVGNQITKPEVISLLEQGEEPWSMESAYPLQGTCPEWMKNLESKALIPTQNILEEERSHSMKLERYIWDDPWFSRLEVLGCKDQLEMYHVNQSTAMRQMVFMQKQILSQRGSEFCELGAGCSQSLSIVPSQKVSQIEHFYKPDVNAESWRCNSAIMYTDKITCENNEYDKAFYQSMQPVHPASVQTGDNLLKCTDAVKSFNHILHFGDHMGMHTGEKLYEYKECHQIFNQSPSFSEHPGIHIGGNQYDYKEYENIFYFSSFMEHQKIGTVEKAYKYNEWEKVFGYDSFLTQHTSTYATEKPYEYNECGTSFIWSSYLIQHKKTHTGEKPYECDKCGKVFRNRSALTKHERTHTGIKPYECNKCGKAFSWNSHLIVHKRIHTGEKPYVCNECGKSFNWNSHLIGHQRTHTGEKPFECTECGKSFSWSSHLIAHMRMHTGEKPFKCDECEKAFRDYSALSKHERTHSGAKPYKCTECGKSFSWSSHLIAHQRTHTGEKPYNCQECGKAFRERSALTKHEIIHSGIKPYECNKCGKSCSQMAHLVRHQRTHTGEKPYECNKCGKSFSQSCHLVAHRRIHTGEKPYKCNQCERSFNCSSHLIAHRRTHTGEKPYRCNECGKAFNESSSLIVHLRNHTGEKPYKCNHCEKAFCKNSSLIIHQRMHSGEKRFICNNCGKAFSGHSTLLQHQRIHSEEKLCELN, encoded by the exons ATGGCTGCCATCAACCCGTGGGGTTCATGGG GTATCTATATGGACCAGTCCTGGGGGATGACGACTGTTGACCCATGGGCCTCCTGGG CTCTGTGCCCTCAGGACTCTACCTGGCAAGTGGAGGAGACTGCTGAGGAGAGAAGGAGGGTCCCAGGGCTCCCAACAGCCCAGGCCCAG GAACCAGTGACCTTCAATGATGTGGCTGTGGACTTCACACAAGAGGAGTGGGGGCAGCTGGACCTTGTTCAGAGGACCCTGTACCGTGatgtaatgctggagacctatGGGCACCTGCTGTCTGTAG GGAATCAGATCACCAAGCCTGAGGTCATCTCCCTGTTGGAGCAAGGAGAAGAGCCATGGTCAATGGAATCAGCATATCCTCTTCAAGGCACTTGTCCAG aATGGatgaaaaatcttgaaagcaaagcGTTGATCCCAACACAGAACATACTTGAGGAGGAACGGTCCCATAGCATGAAGTTGGAGAGATATATATGGGATGATCCTTGGTTCTCCAGGTTAGAAGTTTTGGGATGTAAAGACCAATTAGAAATGTATCACGTGAACCAGAGTACAGCTATGAGGCAGATGGTCTTCATGCAAAAGCAGATACTGTCTCAAAGAGGCTCTGAGTTCTGTGAACTTGGAGCAGGGTGTAGCCAGAGCTTAAGCATTGTTCCATCTCAGAAAGTTTCTCAAATAGAACATTTCTATAAGCCTGATGTAAATGCTGAAAGTTGGAGATGTAACTCAGCCATAATGTATACTGATAAGATTACCTGTGAAAATAATGAGTATGACAAAGCCTTCTACCAGTCCATGCAGCCTGTTCACCCTGCAAGTGTACAAACTGGagataatcttttaaaatgtactgaTGCTGTTAAATCTTTCAATCACATACTGCATTTTGGTGATCATATGGGAATGCATACAGGAGAAAAACTCTATGAATATAAGGAATGCCATCAAATCTTTAACCAGAGCCCATCatttagtgaacatccaggaATTCATATTGGAGGAAACCAGTATGAttacaaagaatatgaaaacatcttttatttttcatcctttatgGAACATCAAAAAATTGGTACTGTAGAGAAAGCATATAAATACAACGAATGGGAGAAAGTCTTTGGGTATGACTCCTTCCTTACACAACATACAAGTACTTACGCTACAGAGAAACCTTATGAATATAATGAATGTGGAACATCTTTCATCTGGAGTTCTTACCTTATCCAACATAAGAAaactcatactggagagaaaccctatgaatgtgaTAAATGTGGAAAGGTTTTTAGGAATCGTTCAGCCCTTACTAAACATGAACGGACTCACACTGGAATAAAACCTTATGAATGTAATAaatgtggaaaagccttcagCTGGAATTCTCATCTTATTGTACATAAGAGaattcatacaggagagaaaccttatgtatgtaatgaatgtgggaagTCTTTCAACTGGAACTCCCATCTTATTGGACATCAGAGaactcatactggagagaagccttttgAATGTActgaatgtgggaaatctttcAGCTGGAGCTCCCATCTTATTGCCCATATGAGAAtgcatactggagagaagccctttAAATGTGATGAATGTGAAAAAGCATTTAGGGATTACTCAGCCCTTAGTAAACATGAAAGAACTCACTCTGGAGCAAAACCATATAAATGTACTgaatgtggaaaatccttcaGCTGGAGCTCCCACCTTATTGCCCATCAGAGAACTCACACGGGAGAGAAACCCTATAACTGTCAGGAATGTGGCAAAGCATTCAGAGAACGTTCAGCCCTCACTAAACATGAAATAATTCATTCTGGGATTAAGCCCTATGAATGTAATAAATGTGGAAAATCCTGTAGCCAAATGGCTCACCTTGTTAGACATCAAAGAACTCATACTGGAGAAAAGCCCTATGAATGCAATaaatgtggaaaatccttcaGCCAGAGCTGTCACCTTGTTGCTCATCGGAGAATCCACACTGGTGAGAAACCCTACAAATGTAATCAATGTGAAAGATCCTTTAACTGTAGCTCTCATCTTATTGCTCACCGGAGaactcatactggagagaaaccatatagaTGTAATGAGTGTGGAAAAGCATTTAATGAGAGTTCTTCCCTTATTGTACATCTGAGAAACCATACTGGAGAAAAACCGTACAAATGTAATCATTGTGAGAAAGCTTTCTGTAAGAATTCATCTCTTATTATTCATCAGAGAATGCATAGTGGAGAGAAACGCTTTATATGCAACAACTGCGGAAAAGCCTTTAGTGGTCACTCAACCCTTCTccaacatcagagaattcatagtGAAGAGAAACTCTGTGAATTGAATTGa